From one Bradyrhizobium sp. Ash2021 genomic stretch:
- a CDS encoding S53 family peptidase — protein sequence MASRKKAGAGTRSLPKSASSRKVEATSAKRGRAAKAKARAAKAPVKVRDSYRPPAKGARRMGPADPGSPVEVTIMLRGPQLPGADELPSRPLSVREFNARYGASKRDADKVSQVLRERGLKIEEVSLPGRCIKVSGTVAQMEAAFRPGLAMYKSAEQGEFRDREGEYKVPPSLRKIVKAILGFGQRRVARRRPARAAARSALRLRKFEPIDIERHYHFPPGDAAGQRIAVAEFGGGYFAEDLAKYCKKYKRAVPKVKTISIDAPVPTRAQIERMKPPKQRDEFDSTGEVMMDVEIIAGLCPKADISVYFARDHQKGWVDLINRAIDDKPVVLSISWGASEEGGGWSKAAMNAINEALTKAAMLGITVCGAAGDDGSGDMQNDMQAHVDFPGSSPFVLAVGGTMIGHKSGKTVEKVWRVGKGKRIRGVGGATGGGVSSTFDRPGWQKTDIKSVNKNSKNGRVVPDVAALAGSPGYDMIFKGKHDYGGGTSASTPLWAALIARVNALLPRRQRRRFLARLLYQQASHGGPLGQLVCHDVTVGNNTTRPRPNKGFKATKGFDAVSGWGTPIGTALLLGLT from the coding sequence ATGGCATCGCGCAAGAAAGCAGGGGCGGGGACCAGATCCCTGCCGAAATCAGCCTCCAGTCGAAAGGTGGAGGCGACAAGCGCCAAGCGCGGCCGCGCCGCAAAGGCAAAGGCGCGCGCTGCGAAGGCCCCGGTCAAGGTCCGGGACAGCTATCGCCCGCCGGCAAAGGGCGCCAGGAGAATGGGCCCTGCCGACCCGGGATCGCCGGTTGAGGTCACCATCATGCTTCGCGGGCCGCAGCTGCCCGGTGCCGACGAACTCCCCAGCCGTCCGCTGTCCGTCCGCGAGTTCAACGCCAGATATGGCGCCTCAAAACGAGACGCGGACAAGGTGTCGCAGGTGCTGCGCGAGCGGGGCCTGAAAATCGAGGAGGTGTCGCTCCCCGGACGCTGCATCAAAGTCAGCGGCACCGTCGCGCAGATGGAGGCTGCGTTTCGTCCAGGTCTGGCAATGTACAAGAGCGCCGAGCAGGGCGAATTCCGTGATCGCGAGGGCGAGTACAAGGTGCCTCCCTCACTGAGGAAAATCGTGAAGGCGATACTGGGATTTGGCCAGCGACGTGTCGCAAGGCGGCGGCCTGCAAGGGCCGCGGCAAGGAGCGCGCTTCGTTTGAGGAAGTTCGAACCGATCGACATCGAGCGCCATTATCACTTTCCTCCCGGCGATGCAGCCGGTCAAAGGATCGCGGTCGCCGAATTCGGCGGCGGTTATTTTGCCGAAGACCTCGCGAAGTATTGCAAGAAATACAAGCGAGCCGTCCCCAAGGTCAAAACCATTTCGATCGACGCGCCGGTTCCCACCAGGGCGCAAATCGAGCGGATGAAGCCGCCGAAGCAGCGTGACGAATTCGATTCGACCGGCGAAGTGATGATGGACGTCGAGATCATCGCGGGGCTGTGCCCGAAGGCTGACATTTCCGTCTACTTCGCGAGGGATCATCAGAAAGGATGGGTCGACCTCATCAATCGTGCGATTGACGACAAGCCGGTGGTCTTGTCCATCAGCTGGGGCGCCTCCGAAGAGGGAGGCGGCTGGTCGAAGGCCGCGATGAATGCCATCAACGAGGCGCTGACCAAGGCTGCGATGCTGGGTATCACGGTGTGTGGCGCCGCGGGCGACGACGGTTCCGGCGATATGCAAAACGACATGCAGGCGCATGTCGATTTCCCAGGTTCAAGCCCGTTCGTCCTTGCGGTCGGCGGGACCATGATAGGCCACAAGTCCGGCAAAACGGTCGAAAAAGTATGGCGCGTGGGCAAGGGTAAACGCATCCGCGGGGTTGGCGGCGCGACAGGCGGTGGGGTCAGCAGCACCTTTGACCGTCCCGGTTGGCAAAAGACCGACATAAAATCAGTGAACAAGAACAGCAAAAACGGCCGCGTGGTGCCGGATGTCGCAGCACTCGCCGGATCGCCCGGATATGACATGATCTTTAAAGGCAAGCACGATTACGGCGGCGGCACCAGCGCGTCGACGCCGTTGTGGGCGGCGCTTATCGCGCGCGTCAACGCATTGCTTCCGCGCAGGCAACGGCGGCGCTTTCTGGCGCGGCTGCTCTACCAGCAGGCATCTCACGGTGGTCCGCTGGGGCAACTGGTTTGCCATGACGTCACCGTCGGTAACAACACGACCAGACCGAGACCGAACAAGGGCTTTAAGGCCACCAAAGGTTTCGACGCGGTATCCGGCTGGGGAACGCCGATCGGAACGGCGCTGCTGCTCGGGCTGACGTGA